From the Brassica napus cultivar Da-Ae chromosome A8, Da-Ae, whole genome shotgun sequence genome, one window contains:
- the LOC125576910 gene encoding uncharacterized protein LOC125576910, which yields MEHISSCRKALSEWWMQHNVNSAKLVEELKEKVEGLYADDNATTEEIAAALKELSDALKAEEIRARNKITQLLDENGNIVEDEEGLVAIATSYFRQIFESSNPEDIEEALAQIPSTITDEINDNLIALVTEWEVKLALFAMHPEKAPRPDGMTALFYQKFWDIVKEDLTLMVNKFLFEGTVANGLNDTNICLIPKTTKPNEMTQFRPISLCNVSYKIISKVLCQRLKKVLPGLISETQSAFVAGRQISDNIMIAQEMFHALRTKPSGRNKRMAIKTDISKAYDRMEWSFIEAVMRKMGFSEIWITWIMRCITSDKLMHRVNGWTGRWLSKGGKKVLIKSILLALPTYFMSTFLLPLKICENLASAIAQFWRSSNPPKRGIHWAKWEKVCLPREERGIGFRMIHEFNLALLAKQLWKLVQFPDSLVARVIKERYYRLSSPLRVNTAGSPSYVWTSISAARKLLLLGIRQKIHSDYEVKVWEDPWIPTTPARPAVLLAPVMHPNMRVSDLIYQGSKDWDVNLLENYVNPEDVPLIRSLAIRSAHRRDTFFWNYTRNGQYTVKSGYWVAQNLLKIADEKEVLEPSITKLQAFAWNLKSAYEDMSSYMAIVNWSCDSNEELKKAQYEV from the exons ATGGAACATATTTCCAGTTGTAGGAAAGCCTTAAGTGAATGGTGGATGCAACATAATGTCAATTCGGCAAAATTAGTGGAGGAGCTTAAAGAAAAAGTGGAGGGCTTGTATGCAGATGATAATGCTACAACTGAGGAAATTGCAGCAGCTTTAAAGGAACTCTCTGATGCTCTTAAAGCAGAAGAAAT AAGAGCAAGAAATAAGATCACACAACTCTTAGATGAGAATGGAAATattgttgaggatgaagaaggattggtagccattgctactagctaCTTTAGGCAGATCTTTGAATCATCAAATCCAGAGGACATTGAAGAGGCACTAGCACAAATTCCTTCGACGATCACTGATGAGATTAATGACAACCTTATAGCCCTGGTCACTGAATGGGAGGTCAAATTGGCGCTATTTGCAATGCATCCAGAAAAGGCCCCTAGaccagatgggatgactgcGCTCTTCTATCAAAAATTTTGGGACATAGTAAAGGAAGATTTAACtcttatggttaataaattcCTTTTTGAGGGGACGGTGGCTAATGGGCTGAATGATACAAACATATGTCTCATTCCAAAGACAACAAAGCCTAATGAAATGACTCAGTTTCGACCCATTAGTTTGTGCAACGTCAGctacaagataatctctaaggtcttatgccagagaTTAAAGAAAGTGTTACCAGGGTTGATATCGGAAACCCAGTCAGCATTTGTTGCTGGGAGACAGATTTCAGACAATATTATGATTGCTCAAGAAATGTTCCACGCTCTGCGAACTAAACCAAGTGGACGTAATAAAAGGATGGCCATCAAAACAGAcataagtaaagcatatgataggatggaaTGGTCTTTTATTGAAGCTGTCATGCGTAAGATGGGTTTCTCAGAAATCTGGATCACCTGGATAATGCGATGCATTACATCG GACAAGTTGATGcatagagtgaatggatggacaGGTAGATGGCTATCAAAAGGTGGAAAGAAAGTGCTGATTAAGTCCATTTTGCTCGCTCTTCCGACATACTTTATGTCTACTTTCCTGCTCCCTTTAAAGATATGTGAAAACCTAGCCAGTGCCATCGCTCAATTCTGGCGGAGTTCTAATCCACCAAAGAGAGGAATACACTGGGCAAAATGGGAAAAAGTTTGCTTACCAAGAGAGGAGCGTGGGATTGGTttccgtatgatccatgagtttAATCTGGCATTATTGGCAAAACAACTATGGAAACTAGTAcaatttcctgattctttggtAGCCCGAGTCATAAAGGAAAGATACTATAGATTGAGCTCTCCATTAAGAGTAAACACTGCTGGTAGCCCATCCTATGTGTGGACTAGCATTTCTGCTGCAAGGAAGCTGCTACTACTGGGAATCAGACAGAAGATACATTCGGATTATGAAGTTaaggtgtgggaggatccgTGGATTCCAACAACTCCTGCGCGACCAGCTGTCCTCCTAGCACCAGTTATGCATCCTAATATGAGAGTCAGCGACCTCATTTATCAGGGATCGAAGGATTGGGATGTTAATCTATTGGAAAACTATGTTAATCCTGAGGACGTACCACTCAtaaggagtttggccataaggTCAGCTCATCGTCGTGATACATTTTTCTGGAACTATACAAGGAATGGCCAATACACGgtcaaatctggatattgggtggctcagaatttattaaagatagcGGACGAAAAAGAAGTTTTGGAGCCAAGTATCACAAAGCTTCAAGCTTTTGCGTGGAACTTAAAAAGCGCCTacgaagatatgtcatcttatatggcaattgttAACTGGTCATGTGACAGTAACGAGGAACTTAAGAAGGCGCAATATGAGGTGTGA